CGACGTTGCCGGTATCGCTCCAGCGGCCGCCTATGACGTAGACCATGCCGTCGACGGCGGCGGCGGCGAGGTGCTCGCGCGGGCGCGGCATCGCGGCGAGGCGGCGCCAGGCGTCTTGCGCGACGTCGTAGGCGAGCGCGACGTCCGGCTCTTCGCCGACTCCGCCGACGACGTAGATGACGCCGCTTGCTTCGACAGCGGCGCCGGCGGCGCGCGCGAGCGGCATGTCGCTGACGGTCGACCAGGCGTCGGACGCGGGGTCGTATGCGTATGCCGCCGCCGACGCTTCTTGGCCGAAAGTGCGCCAGCCGCCGATCACGTAGAGTTTGCCGTCCGCGGCGGCAGTCATCGGATGGTCGAGCGTCTCGGGCATCGGCGCGACGGGTGACCAGGCGTCGGTCGCGGGATCGTGTGCCTCGACGACGTTTGAGTTGCTTCCGTTCGCCAGGAAGCCGCCGACGACGTAGATCTTGCCATCGATGACGGCGGAGGCGACCTCGGCGCGCGGGGTGGGCATTGGTGCGCCGTCCGACCATGCGCCGGCGCCGTCGGGAGTTGTTGTCGCAGCGCCGTCCACCGTTGCCGACGATGCAGCCGGCGACGAAGTAGCGACTTGAATGCCGTTATCGCCGCCGTCGCATGCGACGGACGATGCCAAGGTGAGCACGGCGATCAGGACCAAACATGTGCCGAATCGCATGGGTTTCTCCACGATCAATCGCACCGAACGGCTACCCGGCGCGCATGGTGGCGATGCGGCGCAGGACAGCGGCGACATCGAGTTCGGCGGCGCCGCCGATCGTGACGTCGCGCGCGGCGAAGGTGCGCAGCGTCAGCACGAAGAACCCCGCCGCGACGCCCAGCAGCGACCCGGCGTGCAGCCAGTTGATCCCGTCGACGAGGGGCAGGCCGGCGCCGTAGTAGTAGAACGGCGAGGCGTACCTCATCCAGTCGAGCGCGTCGACGCCGGCGGCGATGGTGTTCGAGAAGTAGGCGAGCGTCACCAGTCCTATCGCGATGCCGGCGGCGATGCTGCGCGAGGGCGCGACGGCGCCGAGCCAGAGCGAAAGCGCGTAGAACACGAGCGTGATCGGCAGCAGATTCGCCGACGCGACAAACGTCTCGCCGACGCTGACGGCGATATCGGTGACGGGGACGGTGACGGCGAAGCCGAGGAAGCCCATCATCGCGATCGCCGTGGCGCCGAGCACCGTCGCGGCGGCCTTCACGGCGAGCATCTCGCTCCGCGGCAACGGCTGCGCCAGCAGGATGTCGATGGTGCCGCTGC
The window above is part of the Dehalococcoidia bacterium genome. Proteins encoded here:
- a CDS encoding kelch repeat-containing protein, with the protein product MRFGTCLVLIAVLTLASSVACDGGDNGIQVATSSPAASSATVDGAATTTPDGAGAWSDGAPMPTPRAEVASAVIDGKIYVVGGFLANGSNSNVVEAHDPATDAWSPVAPMPETLDHPMTAAADGKLYVIGGWRTFGQEASAAAYAYDPASDAWSTVSDMPLARAAGAAVEASGVIYVVGGVGEEPDVALAYDVAQDAWRRLAAMPRPREHLAAAAVDGMVYVIGGRWSDTGNVADATVYDPASDTWTQLAPMPTARGGLTAATLDGRVYVTGGESFGGGSRTFEEHEVYDPAANAWTMLPPLPTSRHGLASQGVDGRLYVIAGGETPGLSVSGFVEVFAP
- a CDS encoding ABC transporter permease subunit — encoded protein: MRARSLFVKTLRDQRWQVLGYGATLFAMAALIVRIWPSYRTSLEVIDLPPAIEAFLGTDLWIGTAPGFISAEYFSWIPILLIAFAVVQGTGAVAGEESSGTIDILLAQPLPRSEMLAVKAAATVLGATAIAMMGFLGFAVTVPVTDIAVSVGETFVASANLLPITLVFYALSLWLGAVAPSRSIAAGIAIGLVTLAYFSNTIAAGVDALDWMRYASPFYYYGAGLPLVDGINWLHAGSLLGVAAGFFVLTLRTFAARDVTIGGAAELDVAAVLRRIATMRAG